The Patescibacteria group bacterium region ATCAAACGCTATTTTTATTTTATAATATATAACATCTTGAATGACTGTTTCAGCTGGATTTATATCATAAACTATTCCATACAATTTTTGATCACTTGATAATGCATCAAGAGATATTTCTACTGAATCATCATTTTTTACCTTTATTATATCTGATTCAGAAATATCAACTTCTATTTCGAGTTTACCATCAGAGAGCATTTTTATAGCAGGTTGTGTTGATGAAAATTGCTCACCCTTTTTATATGCTACGTCTGTAATTATTCCATCTATAGGTGCTCTTATTATACTATTTTCAATTTGATTTCTGATAGACTCTATATTTGATTGGGCTTGTCTAACTTGAGCTTCATATAATGATACATCTTGATTTCTTGCTGGTGCTTTCAATTCTTCTAATTGTGCTTTTGCAAGTTGCCATGAACTATAGTATGAATCTACTTTTGATTGAGCATTTGTAATTTGTTGACTTCCAGAAATTGCTCCGTAATTATTTAATTCTGTATCATTTAAATTATCAAGTGCTGTTTGTGTAGAGGATAGTGCAGTACTAATAATTGTTTGTTGTGCGCTAACTGTAGATTTATGAGCATCCAGTTGTGTTTGTGTAAATGTACTAGATGTTATTGTATTTTCTAACATTCTATAGCCATCAAGGAGTGTATTAAATGTAGAATTGATAGAGGCAATTGTTTTATTTAGTGCTATTTTGATATCACTTCTGCTTTTTGTGCTCCTAGCTTTATTTATTGATATTTTTGTGTTTATTATTGAGTTTTTACTTGATTCATAGGATGTCTCTATTTTATATAAAGAGCCAGTTTCTTTTACTCCGAATAAATATTCTGCATCATCATCATCTAAAATTGTTTTTATATTATCAATTGCTATTTGAGCTTTTGAAATATTAGTATCCATTGATATTAGAGCATCTGTTTCTGCCTGAGATGATCCTTCGTTTACACTTGCTTTGATTTCCTCTAATTCATTAAGAGCTGATTTGTATTCTGTTTCTGCCTTGTCTACACTTACTTGTTTTACATTTATTGCATATGAAGTTGCTCCAGTTTTTAATTTATCCAAATTTGCTTTTGCAATATCTAGACTTGCATTTGCATCTTTTATCCTAATTGATAAATCTTTATAATCCAATTCTGCTAGGATTTGATCTGTAGTTACTTTGTCTCCAGTTTTAACATTGACTTTTGATATTTTGCCAATATTTTGAAAGTTTAGTTCTATTTCGTCGGCAGGTTTTATAGTTCCGGTTTCACTTACGGTTTGTATTAATTTGGATTTTTGTACAGCCTCTGTTGTATAAACAATTTTTGGCTTTTTCATAAATATTACCAAGACTACTATTGTCATAATTATAATAATAGTAAGAGATGTTAATATTATCTTTTTCTTTTTTGTCATAAAAATAATTATTTTATTAATTTTATTGTTTTATTATTTTGGTTGTTTGAAATAAAAAAATATTTGTAAAACTATATTTTCTCAGTTTTTATTTTATGTATTGTTTCTAGTTGTTTTGCAAGGTGTTTTTCTATTTTTGCTAGATTTTCCAATTTAGCAAAGACAAGCATTTCAGAATTCATTCCAAAGACGAGCATTTTTTCACCTTTTTTTATGTTTAATCTATTTCTTGCTTCTGATGGAATAACAATTTGCCCTTTTTCACCAAGGGTTGTTGTTCCATAAAATTGACCTTGTTTTTCTTCTTTTTGTTTTATCATATTGTAATTATAACATATTTAGTGATATCTTACAAGTAGGAAGTGTAGGAATAAAATTTGATATTTTATACTTTTGACAAATAAAAAAGAGGACAATGTCCTCTTGAAAGTTTTTGGGTTTTTTTGGCGGAACGGAAGGGACTCGAACCCTCGACCTCCTGCGTGACAGGCAGGCGTTCTAACCAACTGAACTACCGCTCCATCAAAAAAACCCAAATTTTCAAATACAAATGATTGATATAATTATGTCTTTTTTATAAAACTACTTGCCCCGCATACAATAATTTATTATAAAATAAATTGCGGGGAACTACCGCTCCATCAAAAAACCCAAAGTATAAGTTATTTTTTGATTTGTTTTATTATATTTTCAAATACTTCTGGATTATTCTCTGCTATGTCTGCAAGTACTTTTCTGTCTAAATCTATATTATTCTTTTTTAGTAAATCAATAAATCTACTGTATGATAATTCATACTGTCTTACTGCAGCATTTAATTTTGTTTGCCACAACCTTCTGAAGTCTCCTTTTTTCTTTCTTCTATCTCCTAAAGCATTTACTCCAGCTTTTTTTACAGCAGTTATAGCTTGTTTGATTTTTGATTTTCTACCCCAATGATACCCTTTTGCTAATTTTAATATGTTTTTTCTTTTCTTTACATGTATAACACCTCTTTTTACTCTTGG contains the following coding sequences:
- a CDS encoding efflux RND transporter periplasmic adaptor subunit, whose amino-acid sequence is MTKKKKIILTSLTIIIIMTIVVLVIFMKKPKIVYTTEAVQKSKLIQTVSETGTIKPADEIELNFQNIGKISKVNVKTGDKVTTDQILAELDYKDLSIRIKDANASLDIAKANLDKLKTGATSYAINVKQVSVDKAETEYKSALNELEEIKASVNEGSSQAETDALISMDTNISKAQIAIDNIKTILDDDDAEYLFGVKETGSLYKIETSYESSKNSIINTKISINKARSTKSRSDIKIALNKTIASINSTFNTLLDGYRMLENTITSSTFTQTQLDAHKSTVSAQQTIISTALSSTQTALDNLNDTELNNYGAISGSQQITNAQSKVDSYYSSWQLAKAQLEELKAPARNQDVSLYEAQVRQAQSNIESIRNQIENSIIRAPIDGIITDVAYKKGEQFSSTQPAIKMLSDGKLEIEVDISESDIIKVKNDDSVEISLDALSSDQKLYGIVYDINPAETVIQDVIYYKIKIAFDIPLELEENIKPGMTANVIIKTKEKDDVLIIPSRAIIDRNGDGQFIKILENNSPKEISIKTGIYGDNGMVEVISGLNENDQIITSSTENKK
- a CDS encoding AbrB/MazE/SpoVT family DNA-binding domain-containing protein, with the translated sequence MIKQKEEKQGQFYGTTTLGEKGQIVIPSEARNRLNIKKGEKMLVFGMNSEMLVFAKLENLAKIEKHLAKQLETIHKIKTEKI
- the rplT gene encoding 50S ribosomal protein L20, which produces MPRVKRGVIHVKKRKNILKLAKGYHWGRKSKIKQAITAVKKAGVNALGDRRKKKGDFRRLWQTKLNAAVRQYELSYSRFIDLLKKNNIDLDRKVLADIAENNPEVFENIIKQIKK